The Dasypus novemcinctus isolate mDasNov1 chromosome 20, mDasNov1.1.hap2, whole genome shotgun sequence genome segment CCATGGTCTTTTGTAACCTAATCTCAAAGTGATTTaccatcacttctgccatattctattggTCACACAGGCCAACACTGGTCAAAGTGTGAGGAAGCTATAAAAGGGTGTGAATACCAGGAAATAGTGATCTTTAGGGCCCATTTCGGAGGCTGCCTACTACAGATTTTAGCCCGTCCTACTTCATTAAAACTGTCACATTCTTACTTGcctggcaggggagataccatgatcacaaaggtggttttcccagggtGAGGCTCATCCATCGCCCTCCAGATGTGCTGACCCCTGCGATTTCCCCAAAGGCGGGAAACTCCACTGCATAATCTGGAAGTGGAGGACTGCGTTTGTGctctcccccaaaacaaaactaaaccaaccaaacaaaaaaaacctcatcTTCATCAATAACATTCATGCCACAAAATCTGGTGGCTAATTCTGAGTCCACACAAGGGGCTAACTCCCTTCTTAAAACACTCCCTTCACTTTGTTTCCAGTACTCTCCCAGTATACGCCCTCCTTCATTTTATCACCTTACACATATTTACTTGTTATGCTAATTTTCTCAATAAAAACCTAAGGTCAATGAGGACAGGactttttttcctattctgttCACTCTTATATTCCcagtacttagaacagtgcctggtaaaTGAATCCCTCCAgggaaataaaacatttcttctCTACTTGTTTAAAACCAATATTGAAAATGAGTAGCGGAGTCTTCTAGACAATGTGAATTTTACCTAAAATTCCCCCTGGGCCATATGTGGACCTTTCTGGGGGTAGATCTCTAAGTTCAGGATGAAGTTTGCTCCCACCCTCCCTGGAAAAGAGAAACGTTGCGGGATGAGTCCTCATTCTGTACAGTGTGGCTTCTGTAGACATTAATATCATGGTGAGTGAACGCGACTCTTTCCCATCAGTCAGAAGAGGGGTTTTTCCAGCCTCCTGGGACTGGGACTGCCAGAGCTTTTAGGTCAAAAAAACCTAAGGAAACCACATGTCATGAAGCGGCTTCCCCTCCTCTTCAGCATACTGACGCGGGCGAGGTCTGCGTGGTCCCTGAGCCTCGGGGCTTTTGGCTCTCTAATATCTTAAGCAGCTGAGCTCGTCGCCGGCATTTAAAGCTCTCAGTAAGCATTCCGTGCGGTTCCTCTTAAAGAATGCCCCTCCTCTCCTCTGCTAACTTCCAGCCCACTAGTCCTTCAGAGGCCAGGTTAGTCCTCCTTCCTCATGATGTCGTCCTTGATTCCTCAGGCTTGCCCGAGGGCTTTCTTCTCTGACTTGGCTCATTTATGGTCAGTCTCATACATTTCGTTACCTAAGTGTCCTCTGGTTGCTTCGAGCTGGTCGTTTTGTGTTCACAGACCCTGGAGATTAAGTTTGAGAACAAGGACTCTGTTTTGTTCTTCATAGCTCCTAGAGGGTGTTGGGGTAGAACTTGTCCATGGAGGGGTAGACCTATAGGGTATAGGTCTCTCTGGAAAGTCAGACAAAACAGAATGACTTAGAGAAAAATAAGGAGTTAAGAGGGACCTCCAAACAGCTGACATGTGCTTCTCTTCTTGGCTTGCTGCCCTGTGTCTGTGATGTGGAAAGTCCTAAGGAGCCTTTCCCTCTTGGGCAGTGCCTGTGAAAACAAAAGTGAGAGGCTCTTGGACAAGCTCCTACTGTTCCTGGCTTTGTTCCCTTCTCTGCAGCTTGCAGGGAAAAGCCTCCTCCAAAGCTGTAGGACCTCAGGAAGGGAAAACAGTTTGCAAAAAGGCTATGTCCCAAGATTAAATTTTTGAACAATTAGTGAatgaatagggaaaaaaaagttaggaTAGAGCAGAGGTTGGTTGTATTTGGAAAGAAGTAGGTGGGTACCAGGAAAAGATGGCAGAGAGGGTCAagggaaaagaaacagaagacacaAGGGCAGTGTTACAGAAAGTTTACAGTCAAAATGTAAGGAGAGgggacagatgtggctcaagcctttgggtgctcacctcccacatgggaggttctgggttcagttcctggtccctcctaaagaagatgagcaggcacaatgagcagacacagtgagcagacacagcaagcagacaacgagcacagACAACGAGTGCAAACAGCAAgtggaaacaatgagcagacagatgagggagccatctctggGGGGTGAGGAAtgtaagaagaaaaaggagacagagaagggcagagatagagagaaagaaaaagggagagaccTAGAAATAGAAAGATGACTATGAAAGAGAGAACAAcaaaggaggcagaggaaagaggaaagaagaggataagaggaggggagaggagggaggagaaggagagacaggagaaatgagagaaagagcAATACAGgtcaaaaaaaatgaaggaggaaaagTAAACAGAAGATTTACAAACAGAATTGAAGAGAGTGAGAGAGTTAAAAATTGAGAGAAAATGGACAACATGAAAAGTCCAGCAGAGAAAAAAACCTACAAGTAGGGAAAACAGGGAAGGACCATGGAGAGGAAGAAAGACGTTCAGAgctaaaaacaaaggaaaggattTCGCATCACGACACCTTTTCCTGGCATTTATGGAAAGTCTGCTTTATGATTCCTGAACCTAGACCTGAGGTCACCTCTACGGCCTAGAATCTAAGCAATTGGGATGACTTTGTTCTGTACCCCACACTGAAAAATGAGAGACCCAAAAGTGTTAGATGTCCACaacatttatgtatgtatttatcaGGCTGAAAACTAAGCTCAAGATTCTACCGCAGGGTTCTCTCTTGTGGGACCCCCTTCCAACATCCTGAGGGTGGTCCTACCAATGTGATCACATGGTCACCTATTTCTGTAAGATTTGCAAAAGTAAGCAGGTTTAACTGCAATCCGTTAAGACTGCTGATCCTTTCCATGCTAACATATACAATTTGCAGCCAGTTCATATACAGTTGAATTATTACCAGCTGTCCTGGTAGAGGAATGGTTTCAGGGACACTTCCACCACCCCCTGGCATTCTGGCCTGAAGGTCCAGGACCTCTGGTCTTACTGCCATATGACTGTCCATGGTGCTGGACCCCAGGAGGATGGgggcaagggaagagaaatgaggtTTGAAATTTATAGAGCCGGAAGCTGGACTGTGGAAAATTTTTGCAATCGTCAGATACAAAATAGTAAGTGGAAACTTTTGTTCTCATCAAGACTTAATCAAAACTCCAGTTCTTGCCTATCTGGAATATAAGCATGCAGCTTCTACATAATCACAAATGCAATTATACTTCTTTTTTGTGCTCTTTTGGATCGCCCGACCAGCACTGGAAATGTTTTAGTTCCAAGATGTCTGTGGCACAACTATTTGTGCTGCTGGACTAAACATTACTGACCCCAAAGCAGGAACCACTCCATCCTCTGTACACAGGGTaatacctggcacatagcagacATTTGGCAAATAATGTAAGCcgtagaaaggaagaaatgaaagaaataaacattgAAATAAATATCTAATTGCCCATCCTCCAAACACCATCTGTAGAGCTTTGCCTTTACTCTTGCAAAAGAAGCTCTAACAATAGAGATGAAACCACGGGAGATCACTATCAATCACCTCTAAGGGACCTGCCCTTTCTTCTGTCCATCTAGCCTCCTTCCCAGCAGGCATAGGAAGGGTTAAAAATGAAACCTTAGAAGGGACCAGCTTCCAGTGTCAAATTTCATTTGCTGAGTTATGTTCTTAGTTCTAGGTAAAAGAAATCTCTTTTGAGCCTTTTGTTCCCCTTTCtggtatgtgtgtgttttctgaTGTCCCTGCAGTTTCTTTTAATCCAATAGCTTGGCTGTTGCAAAATCTCTTTGCatgtctttgttcctttttagtgGAAACTACTTTTTGATGCTAGAACTGAAGTTTCCTCACAGGTTTTGGGTTACAAATAGTCTTACTCCATCTTCTAAGGGGCTCCTTTGGgaatcccattttatttttataagttgtGATTGCAGAATCTAGGACTTGCATTAAGAACAAGAAGATCTGGATTCAAGGACTGAAAAGGTCCTTTTAAAATTAAGTGGGGCAGTTTTAGCTGGTATTTTTATTTGGATAGCCTGGTTTCTGGAAATGCAGCTGGTATCCCTTGGGATACTCTAAAAAAGCTTTAATGCATAACTGtaggcatttatttatttgtcaaaaGTCTTGGTAGTGAGAACGTCACACAAAGCACTGAGATAGGAACTTCGCGAAACACAAAAATGCTCTTTACCCACTTCTGGCAGTTCCCTCACACAGGTTAAATTTTCTCTAGTTTGGTCTGCCTCATAGACATCTCAGAATCTGAGGTTTtgtgaaattcttctttgtgtctaaTAAAAATCTCCTCTGTTGACGTTTAAGACCATTGTTTGTGGTTTGGTTCTTACTGGAAAAGAACAACTCTTTACCATCTTCTGCTTAATCTCCCTTTCTGAAGTGAATCACTGTgaagtattttcttctttaacaaatgccctcccccctcttttttttttttggtccttgtGGTGGTGGGAGAGGGGGGTTATGGGGTAAGTATTCACAATCTCAGCCAGGCTCATTTCACATTCTGGGTTGTTAGGACCACTTTTCCAACTGTGTCTGATTTCTTGATTGGGATAGACCAGGAAAAAGTTTTAGGGCTTCCAGCCTTGTGTAGACAGGGAGAAACTGAGAACCAGGAGAGCTCCTCCTAGGCTGGCCTCTGTCATTCCGGTGGTGGGGAAGTCAAGCATCATTTGGTACCTAGGCTTCTTTCAAGTCCAGAGGGGACTGGGATCATCAGAGTAGTCATCTTCCCCCTTCCAGGCTGTAACCTGACAACGTCAGCAATGCTTCCTGGAGAAAGaaggtaacaaaagaaaaagccaaagttGTATCAACAGGATGGGTGGAAATAAACGCCAGCCTATCAGCAAAGAGTCTTCTTTAATCTTCAGCATGGTTGGAGGAAGacgtcttattcatctttgtgtttCCCCAGAATCTAGCATTGGACCTGGCACGCGtgggtgcacacacacacacatacacacactttttGTTGAAGGAAAGGCACAGAGATTGAGCAAAAATCTGCATTTGCCCTCTAGAACTTCAAAGCTAAATTAAGCTCTATTCTTAGAAGTGCTGTATGCAGAACAGGGAGATTATCAATCCACTGCCTGTTGCCGTTGGTCACATCTCATTAAAGTCCAGAGACACATCACTAAGAGGGGATTTGAAAAGCTGGATGTGTCCAGAGATGAGCTGTTACTAGCCTTAAAGAGCCTGGAAGTATGTATAAGAAACTCTTGAGGGAATTGGTGCTAATAGCCTGGGATGGGGCATGATAGTGTCTTCAACTActtgaagtactgatacatggcAAAGCAAATCATCTTATTTGTGGTTGTTCTAGAACCTATCTAGGATCTAgataaaagggagaaaggggccaaTGGGCAAAGTTCCCTGAAGACACATTTCCGACCCACCTAAGGAAAAATTTTCTAAGGACGAGAACTATCCAACAATTAGATCATTGACTTTACAACTCCCTAAAATGGATACAGTCAGGGAGATGCTAATTGTCATCTCTAGGACTTTGTCATTTACCCTTTCATCCTGGATGGGAAATTAGGCCGGATAACCTCTAAGATGTTATACCAATAAAAAATTCTACAAGTCTAAATTTTCATCTCAACCTGATTATTATCTTAGACTCTGGTAATAATGCCACTTTGCATTCATTTGTAGGGATGAAGAGAATGCGTACCCAGCTTTCAAAGCACTATGGATTGTTATGCCAACTCAAATGATGTTTATTTCTTTGGAAGAGCTGAACTTGGAGGAGATCAAGGTATTTTCTCAAGGTTGTTAAGCTGGTCTTCGGGAGGATTAGGCTTTACATACCAATTGCAGGTCTAGAGACTATGCAGAGGAGTAAGAATTTCTCAAAAGATTTCCCCCCACTTCTCCTTTCTTTATCCTGGGCTATTTTCCAGATTATAGAGCATATGACTCTTTGCATTACTCATATTGTATGGAATCAAAGCTAGACTAGAAGAAAACCGGTTCTGATGAAGTCTCCAGCAATCCCTCCAGGACTCAGAGTAATGGAAAAGCGACTTCAAATGCAGTCAATCATCAGATTTCACAGATTCTGTATTTGTGAATTCACCTACTTGCCCAAATCAATACTTGTGGCACTTTCATGTCATTCATGGACATGTGCAGAGCAGTGAGAAATTTGAATCTCCCCATGCACATGTACCCAGCTGAGATCAAGCAAGGCAATGCTCTGCTTTCTTGTTTCTGCTCTTATACTGAAAGTGTGCTTTTTGCAATATGTTTAATGCCagtattttttgttcatttttgtgttttttattgctTTCAATTGTTTAAAATAGCCCCAAGTGTAGTGCCGAAGtactgtctagtgttcctaagcacAAGAGGGCAGTTAGGTGCCTTACAAAGAAATTATGTGTTAGATACACTTCATTCAGACCTGAGTTCTAGAGCTGTTGGCCAAGAtttcaatgttaatgaatcaacagAAATGCTCATAAAATAAGGCTATGTTATAATTGGCTGACAAAAATGTTGCAACCACAGGCTTGTAGAAACCTAACCTTGTATTTCTCCTAGGAGCAATGGTTCAGTACACACTAATTCGGTGTTCATGGTGACTTTATAGAACATGTTTACAGTGAATGGCATGGATCAACTGTACCTTCAACCCCCCTTATAGAGGACATGTGCCTTGCCCATCATTGGAACCTCCACGACGTGAGGTTGGGTTGGATGCAAAGTTCCCTTTCCACTACAGAAGCTGAGTAGTCCACACACTGCCCTAGCTCCTCTGTAACAACACCAAGGACTGAATTGGGCTCTACTGTCACAGAGATGCAATGGCCACGCAGAATTGTTTCCTGGTGAAGGTAGCAGCCTCCAGGCCCTTTGGGAAAGCAAAAGTTTCAGCACCTGCATTGGCCTCCAGTGCCAGGGCTGAGGTGGCAGTGAGATGAGGTAACTCTGCAGGGTTCAATGCAGGGACAATGGTCTGACAGCTCTCTCCACAGCCACCCAGACCATGGCTTAGTGGATCTCTTGCTGATTTTCTCAGCActgttcaatttctttttttttttttcctctaggtcCTATCTGCCTAAACAAATTCTGCTTAGCAGCTGTTTCCTACTTCCAGGTCTTTCCTATCTGACCTCTCTCACCTAAGGTGCTCTTTGCAGGTCTGGTATATCACTCACCACTGCTGATAGATCAGACTACTTTCAATCCGTACTTGCTCTTAGAAACTTCTCTTTGGTCCAGGGGAAAGGATGTGGATATAGATTCTAACTCCAATTTACCAGAATGTATGACCTTGGGAATGTAATTTAACCTCTCGAAGCCCCAatcttttctcctttaaattGGGCTAATAAAAGAAGCTACTGCACTCAATTGTTTGGAGGTGCCAATGGGTGAATGTAATGCATGGTAAACATGTTACCTGGTCTCAGCACATATGAGTTTACATTCAGCGAGAGCTGTGCTTCTATCATTGGAGTCCTCCAAACCAGCGCCTTTGGGATATGCAATGAATGGGCTTTGAGGTGAGACTAGCTCAGTTGGTGACAAAGGGAGATCTTTACCTGAGGCTGGCGGGGTCACGTGTGATCAGTTTCCAGGGATGTCATTCCGTTGATGCTCCAGAGGGCCACCCAAGATGCCCTGGGCCCTCCTAATATTTAGCTTTCAGATGTTTCCTCTCCTTCTGCCCAAGAGCCTGACTCCTCTTCCCTCCCCGGTGATTCTGAAGCACACTGGGAAGAAATGAAGGACCTGGAGAAAGTGTTAGAGTGAGTGAGAATGAGTCCTTCCTGGACTGGTGCCGTACAAGGGAGGGAAACACTGCCGTCCTTCCCAGTTCTAGATCAAGTTCATCTCCTCTGCACACCCCTGACCACTCTCACCCCATtccacccagcacccagcaccttgCCTTGTGCATAACAGGAGGGGCTCAGTGAAGGGTTTTGACCACTGCTCCAGGCCCCGTTCCCCATCTCCTCTGGCCCACCCCAGGCTTCTTACAACCTGGTTCCTATAGAAAAGAACCTCAGAAAAACAATATGAGGAGGTTGGCAGGTGGGTTGGGCCCAGAGatctcttttgtgtgtgtgtgggagaaaCTCCTATTTGTCATCGTTTCCATCACCATCTGCAGTATCTACCCTCGATGtgagttttaattttaaattttctccagGGAGAACAGGGGGATCATTTTTTAGCTGGCTGGTTTGGGGAGCCTTTGAATGGGCCCATGGAATCTGTGAAGATAAACAGAAGCCAGTGGGGCTGGGCTGGGTTTGATTTAAAATTGGAAACACAGGAGTCAGAGGAGCGGCTTTTTATAGATCTGTAAGGCCCTGGAGCCCTGCACGCTGATTTATGAGGAAGTTTGGTGAAAGCACATGAAAGCTGAGGTGATATTTATAAATTCCTTCTCCCAAGGCTGGATGGAATGTTCTTCTGAGCTGCAGTCGAATACCACCTTTTTTGGGGGCATGAGGGGAGGTTGTTTAAATCCAATTATTCAGTGACTGAAAGGCCAAAGAAATGTTAGGCAGAAGCTACCGCCTCCAAGCCCCTGTCAGGGAGGGacaggaggagaggagaaagcGTTTCTCTGCAGGCCTGGAGTCCTCCCTCACCTTCTCCTGCTCTTCCTTCAGATCAACGCAGATTTGGTGCCTGCTGACCGCTCTATCTGCCTTGGTGTCTGAGAGCAGGGCACGCTCCGTAGAGGCACGGGCCAGCGTGTGGAGGGCcgagaggaaaagaaggaaaaacggAGGGAGAGGAGGCTGAAGGCATTCGTGGTTGTGCCCGAGGCGGCCCTGAATCCTGAGGCTATTTTGTAATAGGACGCACTGCCCGGGGAAACTCAAAGCAGCCGGTGCATGGTGCACAGCTGTGGCTCGGTGGAGGCAGTGGCGAGCCTGTGCTGCAGCCACTCGCACCCCCAGGGAGCCTCGCACCCGTGGCCCAGGCGGATCTCGGCTCCCTTGGGTGGACACGCCTCCACAGAGGTTGGAGAATGAGAGAGCGCCACCCCACTCTAGGGGGAGAGGACCTGGCCATGTGCCTCAGCGGGACACACTCACTGTGGCCGGGGCTGAGAACCTTCTTGCTTAAACGAGAAAggatggaagaaattaaaaaaaaaaaattgtattcagGAATGTTAAGCCAAAGGGAGGGAAGAGGCGTGTTCGGCTTTTCCGTGAGGCCCTTGCATCCTCCCATCTCCCATCTGTGTTAAAAAGAGAATCCTCTATTCCACGCGTCTGCTTCTGAGGCTTCCAGAAGTGTCGTCCTCCCTGCCTGTTGTGGGCATAAGGCCGGAACAGACCAGGTGACGGTTTGAAGGGCCATGTTGTAtctggggtggtggggaaggtggCCCATCGGCCCAGCCTGCCCTGACGCCCCTCCCACAGCCCTGATTTCTGGGGCTATCACCTGGCACCCTAAGGGAGGACCAGGGGATTGTCAGCTTCAAGCTGAGAGCCAAGTGGGCGAGGCCATTCCACAGCACCTCTGATGTCCCTGCTCTGGCACAAAGACTGTCTCCATGAAAGACTCCTAAAGCCTTTTAAACCTCAGCAATGGGTGGCTCCAGGAGAATGCACGGGATTATAAAAAGAAGACCTGCTTCGGCTACATTGCCAGGGGCTTGGGtggaaaatacataaagaaacctTCGTCCCCTTCCCGCTGAAGCATGAGCAGCTCGTAAGGGCCCGGATATTTGGGAAAGCCTCATTAATGAAAAGGGGATTCACTGTCAAATCTCCAGCCAGGAAAGAAGATCCTCGAAGCCACCCCTTTCCCTGACccccatttctttccttcctgcagCATGGAGGAAGCATCTTATAACAGATGCTGAGATCTGACGTGCATTTGGCCCCGGAGGGGATGTCGCTGTTTCTTTTGGCAGGTGGGACGATACCTCACGTCTGAAACTCTGCAGTGTCTGGTTTGGCTCCTCTGCTCGCAGGCATCCCGGGGGAGCTGCTGCTAATGACGTCTGGACACTTTCCCAGATGAGGCTCATCCTCAGATGTCCAACCTGTCCTGGCTGTTGAGGCTGCAGAAGAATTAGGTCAAATGGGCCCAGTGTAAAAGGCCTTGCTATCTGAGCACAGAAGTCCCCTCTTCTACCACCGGGCAGGAGGCTGTTCAATCACACCTGCTTTGGGGCCAGTTCTCACCTGAGTTCTTGCCATTGGGTGTCCCTTCGAAAATCAAGTTTCAAGATGGCCCACGAGAGGCTGTTTCCTGCGAGAGGCCTGTGTTCTGCGAGTCTTTTCCCTGGGGTTATTTACAGGGGTGGGAATATATTTCTAAGCCTCGTGAAGTGTCAGAGCTGGAAGGGACCCTTAAAAAAAGAGGAGCTGGGAGTAAAAGGAGCTGTCATTAATGTAGCACCTCCTGCATGCCAGGTGTGTTAAAAATATTGACTCTAACTCTTGCAAATGCTTGAGAGAGGTACTATTTGTCCTCATCAGGGCACAGTGGAGGCCAAGGGGAGCTGGGGagaagatatagctcagtggtcaaGAGTATGGACTTGCATGCtaaccccagctctgccacttaccagctgttGTGACATTGTGCTTATTTCTCTGTGTCTTAGTCTCAGGGGACCTAATAATAGTAGCCAACCATGGGGCAGTGCTGAGTTCATACGCAGGCAAGCAGCTTAGAGCTGTGGCTAGCCCACGGGAAGGACTGCGTAAATGTCGCGGAGAGGTTAAGTGATTCCAGCACAGTTGTGGCCAGGATTGGAATCCCAGCCTGCCCAGCTTGGGAGCCCATGTTCTTTGTTTCACATGTGAGGAAACACGGGTTGGGTGAGGGTGGTGGTTATGGAGTGCAAGGAGAAAGGATCTGTGCAAAATCAGCCTGGGGATCGTGTCTGAacaccaccccccccacccccgtctggTGTGCATTCCACGAAACACTGCCTTCCTTTTAAACTAAAACGGATCCCTGATAGACCCTTCAGACTCTGCATTATCTACATTCCGGGAGAATGCTGGCCTAGCCATCTAGAAAATGCTTTTGTCCCACGCATACTGCGTCTGCGCTCAGCACCCTCCAGCACCTTGCTTTCTCCTAATCCCAGAGCATTTCGCAACAACCAGAGCGCGAAtgcaggagaaatgaaaatagtGATCAGGGTCTCTTTCTGATTGTAATCAGCTTAGATCTTTAGGGGCTCAGGATTTTTAGTCACTTTTTTGCTGCCTActtaccccttttatttaaaaataaatatttgagattTACTTTATCCAGACTTTTCTCTTTTCACTATACCCACGGATATCAGATTTCATTGCATTTTCAAAAAGCCCCCGAATGGAGATTTCTACCACGTTTAAACCTGAATCTAACAAAGGATGATTTTTATCagaactggggaggggagggagtgggggaggaaagagagagaaacaaaatgaaatagaaaacgagctttttatttattcccctgcagcttccctctccctttcatTCAAATTTCCCTCCATTCAGTTTAATGCAAACATATTACAACTGACCCCAGTTTTACTCCCAGTCTCAAAAGATGAGTCACAGAGATTTCCCGAATGGAACCTGCCAGTGCCTTCGGCAGGAAAGTGATGGTTCACGGGAGACCTGACTTCAGCCATCAAAGTGTCCATACCCTCCCCTCGCTGCAGCGCCAAGACTTCTCCCACCCTCCCGAATCCAAATGTGCCACAGCAGGTGAATGAAGGCTTCAGCCACCAGAAGCTCCAGGAACTCAGGCGTGGACCGAGGCTGGCAGCTACCTCGCCCACGTGGTGCGAGCCCTTTGGAGGGCGTGCCCCGCGAGCTCTCGGGGGCTGCACTGCACACATCTGGATGAAGCGCAGAGCCAGCGCCAACTTTCCTGGGTCCTTTCACTCATTGCCCCCAGAGACGGTGGTCCTTGGTGGCAAAGATTTTGCTCGTGGCTGGGGCTGGGAGCCTTCTGAATGAAAGAAGGTGAGGGAGGAGGTGTCAGGAAGGAGGCTGTGAAGGTGAGATGCGTGAGGGGGGTGCCAATTCTACTGGCCAGAGAGGAAAACCGTGCCCCGAGGAAGCtctaggaaaggaggaagggaaaggacTGAGGATCTCGCAGCAGTGAGAGGCAGCCACGCCCCAGGCGAGCCAGGGAGCGGCACCCGTGCGGGCTGGGGCACCGCCGCCCCCGGCTCACTTGGACACCAGCATGCGCACAAACTCCTCGTAGTTCACCTGCCCGTCGCCGTCCGCGTCGGCCGCCTGGATCATCTCGTCCACCTCCTCCTCGCTCAGCTTCTCGCCCAGCCTGGTCATCACGTGCCGGAGCTCGGCGGCGCTGACGAAGCCGTTGCCATCCTTGTCGAAGACGCGGAAGGCCTGCCGGATGTCCTCCTCGCCGTCCGCGTCGCGCATCTTCTTGGCCATCAGGCCCAGGAACTCGGGGAAGGCCACGGTGCCGCTGCCGTCCGCGTCGACCTGGCGGACCATGTCGCGGAGCTCGGCCTCGGTGGGGTTCTGGCCCAGGGACCGCATGACGGTGCCCAGCTCCCGCGCGGTGATGGTGCCGTCCCCGTCCTTGTCGAACAGCGAGAAGGCCTCCTTGAACTCGGCCAGCTGCTCCTGCGTCAGCTGCTCCGCCATGCCGCGCCGGGGGGGTGGCCGGGGACGCCCCCTGCCCGCCGGCCGCGGGACCCCGAAGGGACAGGTGGAGACCCCGGGGGTGGCGGCTCTCGGCTTGCCGGGGCTGGCTGCAAGTGCCGGCGCTTAAGAAGGAGCGGCGCCCTCCCCGGCTGGGGCTGCGCGGGGGCCTCCCCGCCCTGCGCTCGCCCGAAGGCCAGGGCCTGTTGAGACAGGAGCGCAGCGGCAGCCACCGGCTCGGCCGGCCAGCTGAGCTGGCGCCAAGCTTTCTGCGTGGGAAAGGCAGCCGGATTTGCACCCTGGCATCCTACAAAGCCGAGAGGACCCACCTGCAATACCGCCTCTCGTTAAGGGCGTGGTGGACGAGATCCAGGCATTGGAGAGAAATTAAGTTTGGGTGTTTTCCTCTAtgagttttcccttttccctccttcctcctcagt includes the following:
- the LOC101437415 gene encoding calmodulin-like protein 3, whose amino-acid sequence is MAEQLTQEQLAEFKEAFSLFDKDGDGTITARELGTVMRSLGQNPTEAELRDMVRQVDADGSGTVAFPEFLGLMAKKMRDADGEEDIRQAFRVFDKDGNGFVSAAELRHVMTRLGEKLSEEEVDEMIQAADADGDGQVNYEEFVRMLVSK